CGATGAGCGGGCTCAAGCGCCTGTACGGCCCGGAGGCCATTGCCGAGTTCACCAAATCGCTGCTGCGCGTGGCCTTCGTCGGCGTCGCCGCCGGGCTGGTGGTCTGGAACGGCTTTGACACCCTGCGCGGGCTGATCCACCACCCGCTGGAGACGGCCATCACCGACGGGCTCGGCTTCACCCTGCGCCTGCTGCTGGCCACCGCCGGCGCCATGCTGGTGCTGGCCGCCATCGATGCGCCGTACCAGCGCTGGAACTGGATGCGCAAGCTGAAGATGACCCGTGAAGAGCTGCGCCGGGAAATGAAGGAAAGCGAAGGCAGCCCAGAGGTGAAGGGCCGCATCCGCCAGCTGCAGCAGCAGATGGCCAACCGCCGGATGATGGAAGCGGTGCCCACCGCCGACGTGGTGGTGGTCAACCCCACCCACTACGCGGTGGCCCTGAAGTACGAAGGCGGGGCCATGAACGCCCCCACCGTGGTCGCGCTGGGCGTGGACGAGACCGCCCTGCGCATCCGTGAGGTGGCCGACGGCAACAAGGTCGCGATCGTCTCCGCCCCGCCTTTGGCACGCGCCTTGTATCGGGAAGGCCAACTCGGAAAGGAAATCCCCGTGAGACTGTATTCGGCCGTCGCCCAGGTCCTGTCCTACGTCTACCAGCTGCGCGCCTGGCGCACTGGCCCGATGCCGGACGCCCCGCACATCCAGGTGGATGAATTCGGCAAGGGAGGCCGCCCGTGAGCGCCCAGCCCTCCGCCGGATTCAATACCCGCCGCGCCCTGGAAATGATCCGCCAGGGTCTTGGCGCACCGCTGATCGTGCTGGCCCTGCTGGCCATGGTCGTGGTGCCGCTGGCCGCGCCAGTGCTCGATGCACTGTTCACCTTCAACATCGCCATCTCGCTGATGGTGCTGCTGGCGGTGGTCTACGTGAAGCGCCCGCTGGACTTCACGATCTTCCCGATCGTGCTGCTGATCACCACCATGCTGCGGCTGGCGCTGAACGTGGCGTCCACCCGCGTGATCCTGCTCAACGGCCAGAACGGCCACGACGCCGCGGGCAAGGTCATCGCCGCCTTCGGCGAATTCGTGATCGGCGGCAACTACGCGGTCGGCATCGTGGTCTTCGCGATCCTCACCATCATCAACTTCGTGGTCATCACCAAGGGCGCAGGCCGCGTCTCCGAAGTGACCGCGCGCTTCATCCTGGACGCGATGCCCGGCAAGCAGATGGCGATCGACGCCGACCTCAACGCCGGTTTGCTGACGCGTGAAGAAGCCAAGCTGCGCCGTGAAGAGGTCCGCGAGGAAGCCGACTTCTACGGCGCGATGGACGGTGCCAGCAAGTTCATCCGTGGCGACGCCATCGCCGGCATCCTGATCCTGTTCATCAACATGCTCGGCGGCCTGGCCGTGGGCGTGCTGCAGCATGGCATGCCGTTCGGCGACGCCGCTGCCACCTACACCCTGCTCTCCATCGGTGACGGCCTGGTGGCGCAGCTGCCGGCCCTGCTGGTGTCCAGCGCGGTGGCGATGCTGGTCACCCGCGCCTCGCGTTCGCAGGACATGGCCCAGGCCATGACCGGCCAGGTGTTCGGCCAGTACCGTGCGCTGGCGATCACTGCCGGCATCATCGGCGTGGTCGGCCTGGTGCCGGGCATGCCCAATGTCGCTTTCCTGACGCTGTCCGCGATCCTCGGCTTCATCGCGTGGAAGGTCTATCGCAAGGGCAAGGCTGCCACCATCGATCCGGGAGCTGCAGGCAACGACGCCGCTGCGCTCAACGCATTGGGCCGCCCGGCCGCGCCGGCACCGACCGCCGAACTGAGCTGGGACGAGCTGCGCCCGGTCGATCCGCTGGGCCTGGAGGTCGGCTACCGGCTGATCCCGCTGGTGGACAGCAACCAGGGCGGCGAATTGATGGCGCGCATCAAGGGTGTGCGCCGCAAGTTGACCCAGGACGTCGGCTTCCTCATTCCGTCGGTGCATATCCGCGACAATCTGGAGCTGCCGGCCAATGGTTACCGCGTGCTGGTGCACGGCGTGCCGGTGGCCACCGCCGAGATCCACCCGGACCGCGAACTGGCGCTGGACCCCGGCAGTGCACTCGGCGCGCTGGAAGGTATCGCCGGCAAGGACCCCGCGTTCGGCCTGGATGCCACCTGGATCCAGCCGCACCAGCGTGCCCAGGCCGAAACGCTGGGCTACACCGTGGTCGACCCGGCCACCGTGGTCGCTACCCACCTGTCGCACCTGATCCGCGAGCACGCGCCGGAACTGCTCGGCCACGAGGAAGTGCAGCACCTGCTGGCCAACCTGGCCAAGAGCGCGCCCAAGCTCGTCGAAGATCTGACGCCGAAGGCGCTGCCGCTGTCGGCGGTGGTGCGCGTGCTGCAGAACCTGCTGGTCGAGCGCATTCCGATCCGCCAGCTGCGCAAGATCGCCGAGGCACTGGTCGAACACGCGCCCAGCAGCCAGGACCCGGCGGTGCTGACCGCTGCCGTGCGCACCGCGCTGGGCCGCTTCATCGTGCAGGAGATCGCCGGAATGTCGGCGGAGCTGCCGGTGTTCACCCTCAACCCGCAATTGGAACGTGTCTTGCAGGAGTCCACGCAGGGCAACGGCGCCGCGCTGGAACCCGGACTCGCTGAGCGACTGCACCAGAGCCTGGCCGAATGTGTCAGCAAGCAGGAAGCCCGCAACGAGCCCGCGGTCGTGCTGGTACCTGGCCCGGTGCGCGCCGCGCTGGCCCGCCTGGTCCGCCACAGCGTTCCGTCGCTGTCGGTCCTGGCCTACAGCGAGGTGCCGGAGGACAAGCGCCTGAAGCTGGTCGGAACGATCAGCTGACGCCGCCCTCCGATGCGCCAGAAAACAGACACCACTTTCGAACCAACGCAACAGACAGATACCAAGGGGAACCCGCACCGTGCAGACCACCGACCACCCGAGTTCCCCGACCGCCACCCCGCCGTCTTCGTCCCGTGACCACAGCATGAAAATCAAACGATTCGTCGCCGCCGACATGCGCTCGGCCATGAACCTGGTGCGCAAGGAACATGGTCCTGACGCCGTGATCCTGTCCAACCGCCGGATCGAGGAAGGCATCGAGATCGTCGCCGCGGCCAACTACGACGAGAGCGCCGTGCAGCGCGCACTGGAAGCCTCGCGTCGTGACGTCGCCCCGCCGCCGGCACCGAAGCCGCGCACCGCCGCCGACGCGGTGATCGCCGCGGTGACCCGCCGCCGCAGCGCTACCCCGGCGCCGGAGCCGGTGGCCGCCACCACCTCGGCCGTGGCCGCCCTCGCCCGCGCCGCGGTCGGTGCCACCGGCCGCACCCTGGACAGCGCCGACGAGATCGTGCCGACCCGCGGCAGCACCGGCTTCGCCGCGACCCTGGCCCGCGCTGCCGTCAACGAACCGGCGCTGCCCGAACAGATCTTCGCCCCGTTCGCCGAGGCCATCGTTGCACCGGCACCGGACGTCAGCGCGCCAGCCAACCGTGCCCGCTTCCAGATCGACCCGCCGCACGACACGCATCACGAAAGCGTGTCCCCCGCCGTGCAGCCGCCGCCGCTGCCGGGCGCGGCCGTCGCCGAACCGCAGCCGGCCATCGCCGCCCGCGAACCGGCGTTGGCCGATGCCAGCGTCGAAACCGCGCCGGAGCCCACCCTCGCCCCGGCCCCGGTGCTGACCGTGGTTGCCCAGGACGACGCCGAGATCCGCCAGCTGCGCCAGGAAGTGGCCGGCATGCGCCAGGTGATCGAGCGCGAGATGAACCGCTTCACCGACGAGCGCCTGCGCGGCTGCCCGGTGCGCGCCACCGCGCTGGACCTTATGGACGAGTACGGATTCGACGCCGGGCTGGCCCGCGACGTGGCCATGCAGATCCCGCTGGAGACCGAAGCCCACCGTGGACGCGGCCTGATGCTGGGGCTGATCTCGCGCAAGCTGCCGATCGCCCCGGTCGACCCGCTGGAAGAAGGCGGCGTGATCGCGCTGGTCGGCCCGACCGGCGCCGGCAAGACCACCACCATCGCCAAGCTGGCCTCGCGCTTCGCCGAGAAGCACGCCCCGCGTGACGTCGCCCTGGTAACCACCGACACCACCCGCATCGGCGCCCGCGAGCAGCTGTACGGCTACGGCCGCCAGCTCGGCATCGCGGTGCACGAGGCCAACAGCGGCACCGACCTGGACCAGCTGCTGGAACGCCTGAAGGACTACAAGCTGGTGCTGATCGACACCGCCGGGCTGGGCCCGCGCGACCGCGCACTGGCCGCCCAGCTGCAGTGGCTGCGCGCCGCCCGCCAGGTCCGCACCCTGCTGGTGCTGCCGGCCAACACCAGCTTCGGCGACATGGACGAGGTGGTCCGCCGCTTCGGCGCCGCCAACCTGCAGGGCCTGGTGCTGAGCAAGCTGGACGAGACCGGCCGCTTCGGCAACGCCCTGTCGGTGGCCGTGGACCATGCCCTGCCGATCACCTGGGTGACCGATGGCCAGGACGTTCCGGACGACCTGCACCGGGCCAGTGCAGCCAATCTTGTACTTCGCCTTGAAGATTTGCGCCGAGCGGCCGATATGCCCTGCAACCCGGAGTTGAACCATGCCGTCGCGTGAGTACGCCAAGCTGACCAAGACCTTCCCGCTGTCGGCCACCCGCAGCGAGCCGCTCGGCCCTGTGCGCACCCTTGCCGTCACTGGCGGCAAGGGCGGCGTGGGCAAGACCAATGTCTCGGCCAACCTGGCCGTGGCACTGGCCGGCATGGGCAAGCGCACGCTGCTGCTGGACGCCGACCTTGGCCTGGCCAACATCGACGTGATCCTGGGGCTGAACCCCACCTTCACGCTGGCCGACCTGGTCGCCGGCCGCTGCTCGCTGGACGATGTGATCGTCGAAGGCCCGAACGGCGTGCTGGTGGTCCCGGCCGCGTCCGGCCGCCGGCACATGGCTGAGCTGGCCCCGGCCGAGCACGTCGGCCTGGTCAACGTGTTCTCCGAACTGGAACGCGAACTGGACATCATGGTGGTCGACACCGCCGCCGGCATCACCGACGGCGTGCTGACCTTCTGCCAGGCCGCACAGGACACCGTGGTGGTGGTCTGCGATGAACCCGCGTCGATCACCGACGCCTACGCGCTGATCAAGGTGCTGTCGCGCGAACGCGGCGTGGACCGCATCCAGGTGGTGGCCAACATGGTGCGCGACCCCAACGAGGGCCGCGTGCTGTACGAGAAGCTGACCCGCGTCTGCGAGAAGTTCCTCGCCGATGTCTCGCTGAACTACCTGGGCTGCGTGCCGCAGGATGACTGGCTGCGCCTGTCGGTGCAGCGCCAGCAGCCGGTGGTGAAAGCCTATCCGTCCAGCCCGGCAGCACTGGCGATCACCGAGATCGCGCGTCGCACCGCACGCTGGCAGGCGCCAACCGAACCGCGTGGCGGCGTCGAGTTCTTCCTCGAGCGCATTCTCAAGCAGCGCGGGGTGGCCGCATGAAAGGTGCAGCCCAGTACCGGGAGGTCCAGCGCTCGGCGGCCAACGAGGTCATCGCCCAGCACTCGGACCTGGTGCGGCGCATAGCCCACCACCTGGCCGCGCGGCTGCCGGCCAGCGTTGAAGTGGACGACCTGATCCAGGCCGGCATGATGGGCCTGATCGAAGCCTCGCGCAGCTACGACGCCGACCAGGGCGCCTCGTTCGAGACCTATGCCTCGATCCGCATCCGCGGTTCGATGATCGACGAGATCCGCCGTGGCGACTGGGTGCCGCGCTCGGTGCACCGCCGTGCCCGCGATGCCGCCGCCACCATCCGCCGCCTGGAACAGAGCAGCGGCCGCGCCGCCAGCGCCACCGAAGTGGCCGCCGCGATGGAGATGCCGCTGCCCGAATACCTGCGGTTGATGGAAGACGCCGCACGCGGCCAGGTACTGAGCCTGGAATCGCGCATCGAGGACCAGGGCGAGCTGGACACCGTCGCCCAGGGCGGCCCGACCCCGCAGCAGGTGCTGGAGCGCGGCGAATTCGG
This genomic window from Stenotrophomonas maltophilia contains:
- the flhF gene encoding flagellar biosynthesis protein FlhF: MKIKRFVAADMRSAMNLVRKEHGPDAVILSNRRIEEGIEIVAAANYDESAVQRALEASRRDVAPPPAPKPRTAADAVIAAVTRRRSATPAPEPVAATTSAVAALARAAVGATGRTLDSADEIVPTRGSTGFAATLARAAVNEPALPEQIFAPFAEAIVAPAPDVSAPANRARFQIDPPHDTHHESVSPAVQPPPLPGAAVAEPQPAIAAREPALADASVETAPEPTLAPAPVLTVVAQDDAEIRQLRQEVAGMRQVIEREMNRFTDERLRGCPVRATALDLMDEYGFDAGLARDVAMQIPLETEAHRGRGLMLGLISRKLPIAPVDPLEEGGVIALVGPTGAGKTTTIAKLASRFAEKHAPRDVALVTTDTTRIGAREQLYGYGRQLGIAVHEANSGTDLDQLLERLKDYKLVLIDTAGLGPRDRALAAQLQWLRAARQVRTLLVLPANTSFGDMDEVVRRFGAANLQGLVLSKLDETGRFGNALSVAVDHALPITWVTDGQDVPDDLHRASAANLVLRLEDLRRAADMPCNPELNHAVA
- a CDS encoding MinD/ParA family ATP-binding protein — protein: MPSREYAKLTKTFPLSATRSEPLGPVRTLAVTGGKGGVGKTNVSANLAVALAGMGKRTLLLDADLGLANIDVILGLNPTFTLADLVAGRCSLDDVIVEGPNGVLVVPAASGRRHMAELAPAEHVGLVNVFSELERELDIMVVDTAAGITDGVLTFCQAAQDTVVVVCDEPASITDAYALIKVLSRERGVDRIQVVANMVRDPNEGRVLYEKLTRVCEKFLADVSLNYLGCVPQDDWLRLSVQRQQPVVKAYPSSPAALAITEIARRTARWQAPTEPRGGVEFFLERILKQRGVAA
- the flhB gene encoding flagellar biosynthesis protein FlhB, which gives rise to MSENESAGEKTEQPTEKRLRDAREQGNLPRSRELGTAAVFGAGVLAVMAMSGSIGRGATAWMKQALSPEQSLRQNPKELFGHFGDLLLQFMLVIAPLVLVCLLASFVAPLVMGGLRWSQKALLPDINRMNPMSGLKRLYGPEAIAEFTKSLLRVAFVGVAAGLVVWNGFDTLRGLIHHPLETAITDGLGFTLRLLLATAGAMLVLAAIDAPYQRWNWMRKLKMTREELRREMKESEGSPEVKGRIRQLQQQMANRRMMEAVPTADVVVVNPTHYAVALKYEGGAMNAPTVVALGVDETALRIREVADGNKVAIVSAPPLARALYREGQLGKEIPVRLYSAVAQVLSYVYQLRAWRTGPMPDAPHIQVDEFGKGGRP
- the flhA gene encoding flagellar biosynthesis protein FlhA → MIRQGLGAPLIVLALLAMVVVPLAAPVLDALFTFNIAISLMVLLAVVYVKRPLDFTIFPIVLLITTMLRLALNVASTRVILLNGQNGHDAAGKVIAAFGEFVIGGNYAVGIVVFAILTIINFVVITKGAGRVSEVTARFILDAMPGKQMAIDADLNAGLLTREEAKLRREEVREEADFYGAMDGASKFIRGDAIAGILILFINMLGGLAVGVLQHGMPFGDAAATYTLLSIGDGLVAQLPALLVSSAVAMLVTRASRSQDMAQAMTGQVFGQYRALAITAGIIGVVGLVPGMPNVAFLTLSAILGFIAWKVYRKGKAATIDPGAAGNDAAALNALGRPAAPAPTAELSWDELRPVDPLGLEVGYRLIPLVDSNQGGELMARIKGVRRKLTQDVGFLIPSVHIRDNLELPANGYRVLVHGVPVATAEIHPDRELALDPGSALGALEGIAGKDPAFGLDATWIQPHQRAQAETLGYTVVDPATVVATHLSHLIREHAPELLGHEEVQHLLANLAKSAPKLVEDLTPKALPLSAVVRVLQNLLVERIPIRQLRKIAEALVEHAPSSQDPAVLTAAVRTALGRFIVQEIAGMSAELPVFTLNPQLERVLQESTQGNGAALEPGLAERLHQSLAECVSKQEARNEPAVVLVPGPVRAALARLVRHSVPSLSVLAYSEVPEDKRLKLVGTIS
- a CDS encoding RNA polymerase sigma factor FliA, with product MKGAAQYREVQRSAANEVIAQHSDLVRRIAHHLAARLPASVEVDDLIQAGMMGLIEASRSYDADQGASFETYASIRIRGSMIDEIRRGDWVPRSVHRRARDAAATIRRLEQSSGRAASATEVAAAMEMPLPEYLRLMEDAARGQVLSLESRIEDQGELDTVAQGGPTPQQVLERGEFGRELGKAIGHLPEREQLVLSLYYEQELNLKEIGAVLGVSESRVCQIHGQAVLRLRGRLKIFEAADAGLEE